One region of Clostridium sp. Marseille-P299 genomic DNA includes:
- a CDS encoding HNH endonuclease signature motif containing protein, whose translation MKITKKRLYGKLDVSNKGIALIKEDEIFVKVVGWKNYWISNYSRLLEFDEKANCYKIVKLYQDKSESNHQYYYRQLNPNNKVNKKEPTKQFLHRLTAKAFCQNDNPSIKTEVHHIKPFNPNKKCEINNRADNLLWVEPKVHRMLDDIDYIVITDSNNKTKKYSNPLEAFKSIGMNEDIFYQDVVCKYEPLITNHEMKYTKYNICISGEKKKIYLITIYSKEMKGNKTNYVIGDFAKSAKDEIRKYGEVRKHN comes from the coding sequence ATGAAGATAACTAAAAAAAGATTATACGGAAAGCTAGATGTATCTAACAAAGGAATAGCCCTTATAAAAGAAGATGAAATATTTGTAAAAGTAGTTGGATGGAAAAATTACTGGATTAGTAATTATAGCAGGCTATTAGAATTTGATGAAAAAGCTAATTGTTATAAGATAGTTAAGTTATATCAAGATAAGAGCGAAAGCAATCATCAATATTATTATAGACAATTAAATCCAAATAATAAAGTTAATAAAAAAGAGCCCACAAAACAATTTCTCCATAGATTAACAGCAAAAGCATTTTGTCAAAATGATAATCCTAGTATTAAAACAGAGGTACATCATATTAAACCATTTAATCCTAATAAAAAATGTGAAATTAATAATCGGGCAGATAATTTGCTTTGGGTAGAGCCTAAAGTACATAGAATGTTAGATGATATTGATTATATAGTAATAACAGATAGTAACAATAAAACTAAAAAGTATTCTAATCCATTAGAGGCATTTAAAAGTATTGGTATGAATGAAGATATATTTTATCAAGATGTAGTATGTAAGTATGAACCATTAATCACTAATCATGAAATGAAATACACTAAGTATAATATTTGTATTTCTGGAGAAAAAAAGAAGATATATTTAATTACGATTTATTCAAAGGAAATGAAAGGTAATAAAACAAATTATGTTATAGGTGATTTTGCAAAAAGTGCAAAAGACGAAATTCGAAAGTATGGAGAGGTAAGAAAACATAATTAA
- a CDS encoding class I SAM-dependent methyltransferase encodes MKENKYDDEVFFEKYSHMDRSKKGLAGAGEWETLKKMLPDFRGKRILDLGCGYGWHCQYAMEQGAESVVGIDISKKMLEKAIEKNKYEQVKYIHQPIEDINFPEDFFDCVISSLALHYVVSFEDVVKTVKRCIKSGGDFVFSVEHPVFTAYGTQDWIYDNEGNIAHFPVDNYYIEGKRKAIFLGEEVTKYHKTLTTYLNTLLKNGFMITGIEEPQPPKHMLDIPGMKDELRRPMMLIVSAKSI; translated from the coding sequence ATGAAAGAAAATAAATATGATGATGAAGTGTTTTTTGAAAAATATAGCCATATGGATCGTTCCAAGAAAGGGTTAGCAGGGGCTGGAGAATGGGAAACTCTTAAAAAAATGCTTCCCGATTTTCGTGGAAAACGTATTTTGGATTTAGGTTGTGGATATGGATGGCATTGTCAATATGCCATGGAACAAGGCGCAGAGTCGGTAGTTGGAATTGATATTTCTAAAAAGATGTTAGAGAAAGCAATAGAAAAAAATAAATATGAACAGGTTAAGTATATTCATCAACCAATTGAAGATATTAACTTTCCTGAGGATTTCTTTGATTGCGTTATTAGCTCACTTGCATTACATTATGTTGTATCCTTTGAAGATGTTGTAAAGACTGTGAAGAGATGTATAAAAAGTGGTGGTGACTTTGTATTCTCTGTAGAACATCCAGTGTTTACTGCATATGGAACGCAAGATTGGATTTATGATAACGAAGGGAATATCGCACATTTTCCAGTAGATAATTACTATATAGAGGGAAAGCGTAAGGCGATTTTCTTAGGAGAAGAAGTAACAAAGTATCATAAGACATTAACAACATATTTAAATACTTTATTAAAAAATGGCTTTATGATTACCGGAATTGAAGAACCACAACCGCCAAAGCACATGTTAGATATTCCTGGTATGAAAGATGAATTACGCAGGCCCATGATGCTGATTGTTTCTGCTAAAAGCATTTAA
- a CDS encoding nitroreductase family protein, translating to MLELYKQRRSIRKFTSDKISKENIESLKKAALLAPTSRNLKPIEFIFIEDTETIHNLKKCKKFGSTALETATLAIVMIGDGTKSDVWIEDAAIATTFIMLEAEALGLGSNWIQMRLREGENAPSEEEVRTLLGIPKHYGVLSVLAIGNKNEVKEAYSEEDLDFSKIHENSFQLND from the coding sequence ATGCTTGAATTATATAAACAAAGAAGATCCATACGTAAGTTTACTTCTGATAAAATTAGTAAAGAGAACATAGAAAGCCTTAAAAAGGCTGCCTTATTAGCACCAACTTCTAGGAACTTAAAACCCATTGAGTTCATTTTCATTGAAGATACTGAAACGATTCACAACTTAAAAAAATGTAAAAAATTTGGTTCGACAGCTTTAGAAACAGCAACATTAGCAATTGTTATGATTGGTGATGGAACTAAAAGTGATGTATGGATTGAAGATGCAGCAATTGCAACTACATTCATAATGTTAGAAGCAGAAGCTTTAGGATTAGGATCTAATTGGATCCAAATGCGTTTAAGAGAAGGCGAGAATGCTCCTTCAGAGGAAGAAGTTAGAACTTTATTAGGTATTCCAAAACATTATGGTGTACTATCCGTATTAGCAATCGGGAATAAAAATGAAGTAAAAGAAGCCTATTCTGAGGAAGACTTAGACTTTAGCAAAATACATGAAAATTCATTTCAATTGAATGATTAA
- a CDS encoding tyrosine-type recombinase/integrase — protein MKRIKMTQKTNETIREGFDNFISRKNYENVSPNTVKTYSLHFEVFMKFINNEKMLLEEIDTKTIGNFIIHLRTNRKCKDATIKSYIGTLRAFLYNCMDNGEIEEFRIKMPKCKTIAKECYTKEELQILIKKPQSNSFVEFRTWFYINLLYGTGMRLESALRLKIKDINLSGQTITLYNTKSRITQTIQIDTALQRIIKEYLSIRKGEPEDYLLCDDCGNPIKKRTLQDSLARYNKSRGITKTSSHLFRHTFSTAYIGATGNIIDLQRRLGHKSSTTTENYIRTYVPDFDENFDEISPLAWLYGAKNKTNKINMKQNRKRA, from the coding sequence ATGAAAAGGATTAAGATGACACAAAAAACAAACGAAACAATAAGAGAAGGGTTTGATAATTTTATTAGTAGAAAGAATTACGAAAATGTATCTCCTAATACTGTTAAAACGTATTCTTTGCATTTTGAAGTATTTATGAAGTTTATAAATAATGAAAAAATGCTATTAGAAGAAATAGATACTAAGACTATTGGAAACTTTATAATTCATTTAAGAACAAATAGGAAATGCAAGGATGCCACTATAAAATCTTATATAGGTACATTAAGAGCTTTCTTATATAACTGTATGGATAATGGAGAAATTGAGGAATTTAGAATTAAGATGCCGAAATGTAAAACCATCGCTAAGGAATGTTATACAAAAGAAGAATTACAGATTTTAATTAAAAAACCACAGTCAAATTCATTTGTAGAGTTTAGAACATGGTTTTATATTAACCTACTTTATGGTACGGGTATGAGGTTAGAATCTGCGTTACGGTTGAAGATAAAAGATATAAATCTAAGTGGTCAAACAATAACGCTATATAATACAAAAAGTAGAATAACGCAAACTATACAGATAGATACTGCATTACAAAGGATTATAAAAGAGTATTTAAGTATTAGAAAAGGCGAGCCAGAAGATTATTTGCTTTGTGACGATTGTGGCAATCCAATAAAGAAGAGAACCTTACAAGATTCACTTGCAAGATATAACAAAAGTAGAGGTATAACAAAGACTTCATCGCATTTATTTCGCCACACATTTTCCACTGCTTATATTGGTGCTACTGGTAATATAATCGATTTACAGCGAAGATTAGGACATAAGAGTTCGACAACTACAGAAAATTACATTAGGACATATGTACCTGATTTTGATGAGAATTTTGACGAAATAAGCCCTTTGGCTTGGTTATATGGTGCAAAAAATAAAACTAACAAAATTAATATGAAACAAAATAGAAAGAGAGCATGA
- a CDS encoding response regulator transcription factor — MEQKISNFRNDIALFVVEEKDDDFIYRYVNRYYCQIINLEYPLQQEYSVSQVLDKNDLNEFKTYCKFLKKEYDYIKYEKNIYTNHLYTPHTVTMFSFIINGLYLIACSISYSELYLYEYQQKKNMSLLASQSDTLYSLFTLSLTDSDQCIISDINSVFCNYLGLEKEFDNNNIESIFPTKVANFLSQGFVTCLSNGRTTNKQLIYDCSEFDLQNFYCPQNGSYYLNVIFIPLNHDNKLSCICFVKDIFNDIDIKRSRNELILEYDTIFNASMNPIAILKVFDKNIIKLEKQNKRMEVLLNRFPELLSQLFQEHNNFDQLLIEKSRIESIITFNIRDNTYHFQINIVPIIEDMIVTKIVITILNVNSSKNKIVSPIHVRLTKREKEIVLLVAQGRKNDYIATKLGISTGTVKKTLSNVYKKYAITSRVELIKYFLNEQS; from the coding sequence ATGGAACAAAAGATTTCTAACTTTCGTAATGATATAGCTCTATTCGTTGTGGAAGAAAAAGATGATGATTTTATTTATCGATATGTAAATAGATACTATTGTCAAATAATTAACCTTGAATATCCATTACAGCAAGAATACAGTGTATCACAAGTATTAGATAAGAACGATTTAAATGAATTCAAAACTTATTGTAAATTTCTAAAAAAAGAGTATGATTATATTAAATACGAAAAAAATATTTACACTAACCATCTCTATACACCACATACTGTTACTATGTTTTCCTTTATTATAAATGGTCTTTATTTAATTGCCTGTTCCATAAGCTATAGCGAATTATATTTATATGAATATCAACAAAAAAAAAATATGTCATTATTAGCTTCTCAAAGTGATACTTTATATTCCCTATTTACTCTCAGTTTAACTGACTCAGATCAATGCATTATTTCAGATATAAATTCTGTCTTCTGTAATTATCTTGGTTTAGAAAAAGAATTTGATAATAACAACATCGAATCTATATTTCCAACGAAGGTAGCCAATTTTTTATCTCAAGGTTTTGTAACTTGCCTTAGCAATGGGCGTACAACAAATAAACAACTTATATATGATTGTAGTGAATTTGATTTACAAAATTTTTATTGTCCCCAAAATGGTTCTTATTATTTAAATGTTATTTTTATACCACTTAACCATGATAATAAACTATCATGTATCTGTTTTGTTAAAGATATATTTAATGATATTGATATAAAAAGAAGTAGAAATGAACTTATATTAGAATACGATACTATATTTAATGCTTCAATGAACCCAATTGCAATATTAAAAGTATTTGATAAAAATATAATAAAGTTAGAAAAGCAAAATAAGAGAATGGAAGTCCTTCTAAATCGATTTCCCGAATTGCTGTCTCAGTTATTCCAAGAGCACAATAATTTTGATCAATTATTAATAGAAAAAAGCCGCATTGAAAGCATAATTACATTTAATATTCGTGATAATACCTACCATTTTCAAATTAATATAGTCCCTATTATTGAAGATATGATTGTTACGAAGATAGTAATTACTATACTTAATGTAAATTCTTCTAAAAATAAGATTGTATCACCAATTCATGTACGTTTAACTAAACGTGAAAAAGAAATTGTATTATTAGTAGCTCAAGGACGAAAAAATGATTATATTGCAACTAAATTAGGAATTAGTACAGGAACTGTAAAGAAGACTCTATCAAACGTGTATAAAAAATATGCAATTACATCAAGAGTTGAATTAATAAAGTATTTTTTGAATGAGCAAAGTTAA
- a CDS encoding DUF6514 family protein codes for MSAFVENTTNWRVSEEEYEINYNLTYSVNDVYEEFELWEYGIQCELLDRNKQIVSTAEVKHISSNCNYVLGFIQKITDNKVFPIHLVDVVSDLLEEECLI; via the coding sequence ATGTCAGCATTTGTGGAAAATACAACAAATTGGAGAGTATCTGAAGAAGAATATGAAATTAATTATAATTTAACATATTCTGTGAACGATGTATATGAAGAATTTGAACTATGGGAATATGGAATTCAATGTGAATTGCTAGACCGCAATAAACAAATAGTATCTACTGCGGAAGTAAAACATATTTCTAGTAACTGTAACTACGTTTTAGGTTTCATTCAAAAAATTACGGATAATAAGGTATTTCCTATCCATCTAGTGGATGTTGTTTCTGATTTGTTAGAGGAAGAATGCTTGATATGA
- a CDS encoding Ig-like domain-containing protein, giving the protein MKIIRKLITILSLAMIITLVIPILMQSNQIVAQASKAQTSKVKISKKEVQLRVKEGVTLKVWGTKSTVKWTSSDKKVASVSAKGRVYARKKGTTVITATVNKKKYTCKVTVTDGTLTDKEMAVYGWILLQDSLVNPESIQIHSIKAGTRDIEYGDGTTFEDIQTVLFDYSAQNGFGGYTRGYATVSIYPRDGEPYANYLTSDYFDGYLALTTYVKSYTPTLDNESTIKVKDIKSIVADYQEEENYEIH; this is encoded by the coding sequence ATGAAAATAATCAGAAAACTAATCACAATTCTTTCATTAGCAATGATAATAACCTTAGTTATACCAATTCTAATGCAATCTAATCAAATCGTAGCGCAGGCATCTAAAGCGCAAACATCTAAAGTGAAAATTAGTAAAAAAGAAGTTCAACTAAGAGTAAAAGAAGGTGTCACACTTAAAGTATGGGGCACTAAATCTACAGTTAAATGGACTTCAAGTGACAAAAAAGTAGCATCTGTATCAGCTAAAGGAAGAGTTTATGCAAGAAAAAAAGGTACTACTGTTATTACTGCCACAGTTAACAAAAAGAAATATACATGTAAAGTTACTGTAACTGATGGTACTTTAACAGATAAAGAAATGGCTGTTTATGGATGGATTTTATTACAGGATAGCTTAGTAAATCCTGAATCAATACAAATACATAGTATTAAAGCTGGAACAAGAGATATTGAATATGGTGACGGAACAACTTTTGAAGACATACAGACAGTATTATTCGACTACTCAGCTCAAAACGGATTTGGTGGCTATACAAGAGGTTATGCTACTGTTAGTATTTACCCTAGAGATGGTGAACCATATGCTAATTATCTAACAAGCGATTATTTTGATGGTTATTTAGCATTAACAACATATGTAAAAAGCTATACTCCAACACTAGATAACGAATCCACTATCAAAGTAAAAGACATTAAATCCATAGTAGCTGATTATCAAGAAGAAGAAAATTACGAAATCCATTAA
- a CDS encoding bacterial Ig-like domain-containing protein, whose protein sequence is MNTKKTKGMFIINNIIIPSFFFILFCGGIVIGGFGKQNKVYASSNINTNKLVEINAYYAGESIIVGQPLDKTKLVVEALYEDGSLVTVYDYRLSSEIVNKAGDNTFVVVYKNKSTKFTVMGKKVIEVSAYYTGYEISVGNSVDLRDIVATATYSDYSSETITDFTLSNDVIKKTGINVVNLIYKGVSTKFEVYGSEPKSVDSLTAIYEGSGVALGGTINPRELTVMAIYTDGSSEVINNYVLSPEKITVAGSQQVTVSFRGRKATFTVIGIQKTITSIKATYHGGTVAIGNTVRTKDIEVIATYSDGTSNVITSFNILSPSFTYEGYQTVTVEASGCTADITVEVVSQQSADYSNAAVFNATNGKHTAKVSLALYDSEDKTKITGKSVTPSLVRNVLKRATKYNYYIAFDVELLDENMDAEFPLTMKITIPNEYKLKGCSIFYTPNKKSVIGEMNTVTNGSNEIICTIYNPGTYILTYLKQ, encoded by the coding sequence ATGAATACAAAAAAGACAAAAGGAATGTTTATAATAAATAATATTATAATACCTTCCTTTTTTTTCATCCTTTTTTGCGGTGGGATAGTAATAGGGGGTTTTGGAAAACAAAATAAGGTATATGCCAGCAGTAATATAAATACGAATAAATTAGTTGAAATAAATGCTTATTATGCAGGAGAAAGTATAATTGTAGGACAGCCCCTTGATAAAACAAAACTGGTGGTAGAAGCACTCTATGAAGATGGAAGTTTAGTTACTGTATACGATTATCGATTATCTTCTGAAATAGTAAATAAAGCTGGTGACAATACATTTGTAGTTGTTTATAAGAATAAGTCAACTAAATTTACCGTTATGGGTAAGAAAGTTATTGAAGTATCTGCATACTACACAGGGTATGAAATCAGTGTTGGAAATAGTGTTGATTTAAGGGACATAGTAGCAACCGCTACATATAGTGATTATAGTAGTGAAACGATTACAGATTTCACATTGTCAAATGATGTGATAAAGAAAACAGGTATTAATGTTGTTAATTTAATATATAAAGGAGTCTCTACTAAATTTGAAGTTTATGGTTCTGAGCCGAAATCAGTTGATTCATTAACTGCAATATACGAAGGAAGTGGTGTTGCATTAGGTGGGACAATTAATCCTCGTGAATTAACAGTTATGGCTATTTACACGGATGGAAGCTCTGAAGTTATTAATAATTATGTACTGAGTCCAGAGAAGATTACAGTGGCAGGTTCACAACAAGTAACTGTAAGTTTTCGTGGAAGGAAGGCTACATTTACAGTAATAGGTATACAAAAGACAATTACTAGTATTAAAGCTACTTATCATGGAGGAACAGTAGCCATCGGAAATACTGTGCGTACAAAAGACATTGAAGTTATTGCGACCTATAGTGATGGAACAAGTAATGTGATAACAAGTTTTAATATTTTATCTCCCTCCTTTACTTATGAAGGATATCAGACCGTTACAGTAGAGGCTTCTGGTTGTACAGCAGATATTACAGTAGAGGTTGTTTCACAACAGTCTGCTGATTACAGCAATGCAGCAGTATTTAATGCAACGAATGGTAAACATACAGCAAAAGTATCGTTAGCTTTATATGACTCAGAGGATAAAACAAAGATTACTGGCAAATCGGTTACACCAAGCTTAGTTCGAAATGTATTAAAAAGAGCTACAAAATATAATTATTACATCGCATTTGATGTTGAATTATTAGATGAAAATATGGATGCAGAATTTCCATTGACCATGAAGATAACAATACCAAATGAATATAAATTAAAGGGATGTAGTATTTTCTATACACCAAACAAGAAATCAGTAATTGGTGAAATGAATACAGTAACGAATGGTAGTAATGAAATTATCTGTACAATATATAATCCAGGGACTTATATTTTGACGTATTTAAAACAATAG
- a CDS encoding recombinase family protein, translating into MLLAYARVSTDEQNLDRQIDALVKYGVDKRNIYMEKITGTKREREQLNKMISELQDGDTVIITDLTRISRSTKDLLDIIEQIKSKRASIKSIKDTWLDTTTDNPYNDFLLTVMSGLSQLERDLISQRTKEGLASAKARGRNGGRPSKQNEKGETVKVLYSSGMKIVDIVKQTGLSRSTVNRIIKKI; encoded by the coding sequence ATGCTATTAGCATATGCAAGAGTATCAACAGATGAACAGAACCTTGATAGACAAATTGATGCATTAGTGAAATACGGAGTAGATAAGCGCAACATCTACATGGAAAAGATAACTGGTACTAAAAGAGAACGTGAACAACTAAACAAAATGATTTCTGAACTACAAGACGGTGATACGGTAATAATTACAGACTTAACACGTATAAGTAGAAGTACAAAGGATTTGTTAGATATCATAGAGCAGATTAAGAGTAAGAGAGCTAGCATTAAAAGTATTAAAGATACTTGGCTAGATACCACTACAGATAATCCGTACAATGACTTTCTATTAACTGTAATGAGTGGACTAAGTCAATTAGAGAGAGATTTAATATCACAAAGAACAAAAGAAGGTTTAGCATCTGCAAAGGCAAGAGGGAGAAATGGGGGAAGACCTAGCAAACAAAATGAAAAAGGTGAAACTGTAAAGGTTTTATATAGTAGTGGAATGAAGATAGTCGATATTGTGAAACAAACTGGATTATCAAGGAGTACAGTAAATAGAATAATTAAAAAAATATAG